In Geopsychrobacter electrodiphilus DSM 16401, a single window of DNA contains:
- a CDS encoding M16 family metallopeptidase — MKSFLSILSLLLLTACSMLVRQPVRPDALTFPKLTFDFPQVEHLTLANGIEVYLLPDHDLPLVEITTLTGGGSIFDPPEMTGLSDLFVESLQTGGAGDRSPLIFQETLENMAADLKVSSSSYAYQLDMSMRRQDVVSGFGLLADVLRRPQFDAQRIEIARLGLIEGVRRRNDDPASIAARTLARSIYGDHPFGRVARQKTLNAIRREDLLRLYQTYFQPSNLSIAVSGDIDLDELKTLLSQTFGDWQGTRRPSLKPPALPVKDQKGELFIADKDLPQTTIMMGQPGIDKNNPDAMALKVANYILGGGGFNSRMMREIRSNHGLTYSVYSYFQIGRLLPELFIAQCETKCSSTLEVVSMMRAQMQGLINMPVSDAELTTAKESLINSFVFAFDSSHAVVTRQQRLDFYEYPADYMQTYRQKIAAVTKADVQRVAKKYLHPDQLQIVLVGRRNGFEQDPAAALGMPVEKVDLGVE; from the coding sequence ATGAAATCTTTTCTGTCGATCTTGTCCTTATTGCTTCTGACAGCCTGTAGCATGTTGGTGCGTCAACCGGTTCGCCCGGACGCCTTGACCTTCCCGAAGCTGACCTTTGATTTTCCCCAGGTTGAACACCTGACCCTGGCGAATGGAATCGAGGTCTATCTGCTGCCTGACCATGATCTGCCGTTGGTTGAAATCACAACCCTTACCGGTGGCGGCTCGATTTTTGATCCGCCCGAAATGACCGGCCTGTCTGACCTGTTTGTTGAAAGTCTGCAGACGGGTGGGGCAGGGGACCGTTCTCCCCTGATCTTCCAGGAGACCCTGGAAAACATGGCGGCGGATCTGAAGGTCAGCAGCAGCAGCTATGCTTATCAGCTCGATATGTCGATGCGGCGTCAGGATGTCGTGTCGGGGTTCGGTCTTCTGGCAGATGTTTTGCGTCGTCCGCAATTTGACGCCCAACGGATTGAGATCGCGCGACTGGGACTTATCGAAGGCGTGCGCCGCCGTAATGATGATCCTGCCTCGATTGCTGCCCGCACTCTGGCAAGATCGATTTACGGCGATCATCCTTTTGGTCGTGTTGCCAGGCAAAAAACTCTGAATGCTATCCGGCGTGAAGATCTGCTGCGACTCTATCAAACCTACTTTCAGCCGAGCAACCTGTCGATTGCCGTTTCAGGTGATATTGATCTCGATGAGCTTAAAACCTTGTTGTCCCAGACTTTCGGGGACTGGCAAGGTACGCGACGACCTAGTCTGAAGCCCCCCGCATTGCCTGTGAAGGACCAAAAAGGAGAGCTTTTTATTGCCGATAAAGATCTTCCTCAGACGACCATTATGATGGGACAACCGGGGATCGATAAAAACAATCCTGACGCGATGGCGCTGAAGGTTGCAAATTATATATTGGGCGGGGGTGGTTTCAACAGTCGAATGATGCGTGAGATCCGCTCTAATCATGGTCTGACGTATTCGGTTTACTCCTATTTTCAAATCGGACGACTGTTACCCGAGCTTTTTATCGCTCAGTGTGAAACCAAGTGCAGTTCGACCCTGGAAGTTGTCAGCATGATGCGGGCGCAGATGCAGGGATTGATCAATATGCCGGTCTCTGACGCGGAATTGACGACCGCCAAAGAGAGCCTGATCAACAGTTTTGTCTTCGCCTTCGACAGCAGCCACGCGGTTGTAACTCGTCAACAGCGCCTCGATTTTTATGAGTATCCCGCAGATTATATGCAGACCTATCGACAAAAAATCGCCGCTGTGACCAAGGCGGACGTGCAACGGGTCGCCAAAAAATATCTCCACCCCGATCAACTCCAGATTGTGCTGGTTGGTCGACGGAATGGGTTTGAACAGGACCCGGCTGCGGCACTCGGGATGCCGGTCGAAAAGGTAGATCTAGGGGTTGAATAG
- a CDS encoding YhjD/YihY/BrkB family envelope integrity protein: protein MSQSHRNRVFTLKQKWHRLLWEQDLRMLSYPRSFLLRQLQTVSLVTRDFLQDRCMLRASALTYSSLLAIVPLLALTFALLKAFGVQNTLEPLILDKLNVGSHEVVTSLLTYVNNTQVGKLGAFGLLFLLIAVTSLLSNIEDSFNHVWGVKGLRPLIRRFSDYLSVLLVGPVLLISAISMTSSLTSHKLVQRLIDMEVVGSLILTLFKMGPYLLMWIAFAVLYVFMSNTRVEWSSAFAGGIIGGTLWQLAQWSYVNFQVGVAKYNAIYGTMAALPIFMIWVYLSWNIVLLGLEFTYARQNLRTWGRDLHGYEVNRSSYERVALILLLSLATRFYRAMDSASKESLSRQLGIPPRLCEHILAELVELGFVSETSGGGRNIKRYQLGRAAEALSVSYILSRLRGHGIEVLHLKPHFVVEVASQSLADMALTEQKSGAITLKTLVDQCTRSDEASEKSES, encoded by the coding sequence ATGTCTCAGTCGCATCGAAATCGTGTTTTTACACTTAAGCAGAAATGGCATCGTTTGCTCTGGGAACAAGATCTGCGCATGCTCAGCTATCCCCGGTCTTTTTTGTTGCGTCAGTTACAGACAGTTTCACTGGTGACGCGGGATTTCCTGCAGGATCGCTGTATGCTGCGTGCCTCAGCCCTGACCTATTCCTCGCTGCTTGCGATCGTTCCGCTTTTGGCCCTGACCTTCGCGCTGCTCAAAGCGTTCGGGGTGCAAAACACTCTGGAACCACTGATTCTGGACAAATTAAATGTTGGTTCACATGAGGTCGTGACCTCGCTGCTGACCTATGTCAACAATACCCAGGTAGGAAAGCTCGGAGCTTTCGGTCTGCTCTTCCTGCTGATTGCGGTTACTTCGCTGCTCTCAAATATTGAAGACAGCTTCAATCATGTCTGGGGGGTAAAGGGGTTGCGTCCGTTGATCAGGCGCTTTTCCGATTATCTGTCAGTGCTGCTGGTTGGGCCGGTGCTGCTGATCTCTGCGATCTCCATGACCTCTTCCCTGACCAGTCATAAACTGGTGCAGCGTTTAATTGACATGGAAGTGGTTGGCAGTCTGATTTTGACCTTGTTTAAGATGGGGCCTTATCTGCTGATGTGGATCGCCTTTGCAGTGCTGTACGTGTTTATGTCCAACACGCGCGTTGAATGGTCGTCAGCTTTTGCCGGAGGGATTATCGGGGGGACACTTTGGCAGTTGGCGCAGTGGAGTTATGTCAATTTTCAGGTTGGCGTTGCCAAATATAATGCCATTTACGGCACCATGGCGGCGCTGCCTATCTTTATGATCTGGGTCTATCTCTCCTGGAATATTGTATTACTGGGGCTTGAATTTACCTATGCTCGACAGAATTTGCGCACTTGGGGGCGCGATCTGCACGGATATGAAGTTAATCGAAGTAGTTACGAACGGGTAGCTTTGATTCTGCTGCTGTCGTTGGCAACCAGATTTTATCGGGCCATGGATTCCGCCAGCAAAGAAAGCTTGTCTCGGCAGTTGGGGATTCCTCCGCGGTTGTGTGAACATATTTTAGCTGAACTTGTTGAACTTGGTTTCGTTAGTGAAACCTCAGGCGGGGGTAGAAATATAAAACGCTACCAATTGGGGCGAGCGGCGGAGGCTTTAAGCGTTAGTTATATTCTGTCAAGACTGCGCGGACATGGTATAGAAGTTCTTCATTTAAAACCGCATTTCGTAGTTGAAGTTGCGAGCCAGAGCCTGGCTGATATGGCACTTACCGAGCAGAAGAGTGGAGCGATCACCTTAAAAACTTTGGTTGATCAATGTACCCGGTCGGATGAGGCATCTGAAAAGTCTGAGTCTTGA
- a CDS encoding UDP-2,3-diacylglucosamine diphosphatase, with the protein MRALFISDAHLRHPSDTNYRTLLAFLDQQQGNLDALFLLGDIFEFWIGYQHVVFSEHLPLLTRLQQLVSEGCQLFYVEGNHDFNLEGFFGTTLKCTVVPDQQIVDWNGQKIFICHGDLADPKAKSYRLMRAFWRSRFLKFMAKIVPPDTAWRFGNYLCEQSRKKTHHHHDPSALVLPYAEQALKQGADCFICGHFHYPLQTSISEMKVTVLGDWIHQFSYLELINGKAELKSFQDSDFSDASSDRVH; encoded by the coding sequence ATGAGAGCCCTCTTTATTTCAGATGCGCACCTGCGCCATCCTTCTGACACAAATTATCGGACACTGCTCGCATTTCTCGACCAGCAACAGGGTAACCTCGACGCGCTGTTTCTGCTAGGAGATATTTTCGAGTTCTGGATCGGATATCAGCACGTTGTTTTTTCAGAGCATCTCCCACTACTCACCCGCCTGCAGCAACTCGTCAGTGAAGGATGTCAGCTTTTCTATGTAGAGGGGAATCACGACTTCAACCTCGAAGGGTTTTTCGGCACAACCCTGAAGTGCACGGTGGTCCCTGACCAGCAGATTGTCGACTGGAACGGACAGAAAATATTTATCTGCCACGGAGACCTTGCCGACCCCAAAGCAAAGAGCTATCGTCTGATGCGTGCCTTCTGGCGCAGTCGATTCCTGAAGTTTATGGCAAAAATTGTCCCACCGGATACCGCCTGGCGTTTTGGAAATTACCTCTGTGAACAGAGCCGAAAAAAAACCCATCACCACCATGACCCCTCGGCTCTCGTTCTGCCCTATGCTGAACAGGCGTTGAAGCAGGGGGCTGACTGTTTCATCTGTGGCCATTTCCACTACCCACTGCAAACCAGTATCTCTGAGATGAAGGTCACTGTTTTAGGCGACTGGATTCATCAATTCTCTTATCTGGAATTGATCAACGGCAAGGCAGAGTTGAAATCATTTCAAGACTCAGACTTTTCAGATGCCTCATCCGACCGGGTACATTGA
- the gloA gene encoding lactoylglutathione lyase: MLNYPMIHICYRVLDLQASEAFYQKAFGFEVGRKKDFPEGGFTLSYLVSPGLPFELELTYNYGQKEAYVIGNGYSHLAVGVEDLEGSHRRHSDDGLNPTPIKGLTPGKGKFYFLTDPDGFRVEVVRLTQSKMEI, translated from the coding sequence ATGCTGAACTATCCCATGATTCATATCTGTTACCGTGTCCTCGATCTTCAAGCCTCTGAGGCGTTTTATCAGAAAGCGTTCGGGTTTGAAGTCGGGCGCAAAAAAGATTTCCCCGAAGGGGGCTTTACCCTGAGCTATCTGGTGAGTCCGGGGCTGCCCTTTGAGCTGGAGTTGACTTATAACTACGGGCAGAAAGAGGCCTATGTTATTGGGAATGGCTATTCGCATCTTGCCGTCGGGGTCGAAGATCTTGAAGGCTCACATCGGCGACATAGTGACGACGGGCTTAATCCGACTCCCATCAAGGGGCTGACCCCAGGGAAGGGGAAGTTCTACTTTCTGACTGATCCCGATGGTTTTCGGGTTGAGGTGGTTCGCCTTACGCAATCCAAAATGGAGATATAA
- a CDS encoding tetratricopeptide repeat protein, with translation MGRLSELLGQGRVLVEEGEFKQALPLLREAEALCADSPELCLLLAEVLVEEGQTNEALTCLRRGQKNEADNIDLLYALGDLLLAAGQSKEALECYGRIVGLDAEEADAWVSQALVYVSLEQPQQAEQACRSALQVDPDSTFALNALGDVCDSLGKETEALSCYRKVLELDPEDAQAHLNLGEYYYAGGDLAHAEKHCQLALEFDPGLTFACLTLGNICMDLDRNEDAVNWFQQFLTLEQDPAAKQIREEVAAVIDGLNS, from the coding sequence ATGGGCCGACTGAGTGAACTACTGGGGCAGGGACGAGTTCTGGTTGAAGAAGGAGAGTTCAAGCAGGCCCTGCCGCTGCTACGCGAAGCCGAGGCGCTTTGTGCCGATAGTCCTGAGCTCTGCCTGCTGCTGGCCGAGGTGTTGGTGGAAGAAGGCCAAACTAATGAAGCTCTGACCTGTCTCCGCCGTGGGCAAAAAAATGAAGCGGACAATATTGATCTTCTCTATGCCCTGGGGGATCTGCTCCTTGCCGCTGGGCAGAGCAAGGAGGCACTGGAGTGTTATGGCAGAATTGTCGGGTTAGATGCTGAGGAAGCAGATGCCTGGGTCAGTCAGGCTCTGGTCTATGTTTCCCTGGAACAACCGCAGCAGGCTGAACAAGCCTGTCGCAGTGCCTTGCAGGTTGACCCTGACTCAACCTTTGCGCTGAACGCGCTGGGGGATGTTTGTGATAGCCTCGGCAAAGAAACAGAAGCCTTGTCCTGCTACCGCAAGGTTCTTGAACTCGATCCTGAGGATGCACAGGCCCATTTGAATTTAGGGGAATATTATTACGCCGGTGGAGATCTGGCTCATGCCGAAAAACACTGTCAGTTGGCGTTGGAATTTGACCCGGGTTTGACCTTCGCCTGTTTGACCCTCGGGAATATCTGTATGGACCTTGATCGTAATGAAGACGCTGTGAACTGGTTTCAGCAGTTTCTTACCCTTGAACAGGATCCGGCCGCCAAGCAGATTCGTGAAGAAGTTGCAGCGGTGATTGATGGCTTGAACTCCTGA
- a CDS encoding CidA/LrgA family protein, producing MLQGLVLLFGFQFIGELLSHLFALPIPGNVIGMALMLVALTSGIVKEESISEAGELLLKYMALFFVPAGVGVMLYFDLIAREWLPIIVGTVVSTFVVMAVTGWTEQLLGGADD from the coding sequence GTGCTACAGGGTTTGGTGTTGTTATTTGGCTTTCAATTTATTGGTGAGTTGCTCTCTCACCTCTTCGCACTCCCAATTCCGGGAAATGTGATTGGCATGGCTTTAATGCTGGTGGCCTTGACCAGTGGCATAGTGAAAGAGGAATCGATATCTGAGGCCGGGGAGCTTCTGCTTAAATATATGGCACTGTTTTTTGTGCCGGCCGGTGTCGGGGTGATGCTCTATTTTGATCTGATCGCGCGCGAGTGGTTGCCGATCATTGTCGGCACTGTCGTGAGTACCTTTGTCGTCATGGCGGTCACCGGGTGGACAGAACAGCTGCTTGGGGGGGCAGATGACTGA
- a CDS encoding LrgB family protein — MTELVTTPLFGIILTLATFWIAELVYRRTGFILLNPVFVSICSIIIFLKMTHIDYAAYASGGKLLLFLLGPSVVALALPLWQRREQILKRKLPILVGVCAGALSSIISAAGTAWLLGGSHKVVLSLVPKSVTTPIAIGISEKIGGIVPLTAALVVLTGCIGAICGPEFCRLIRIRKATSMGLAIGTASHGIGTARVLEEDRLAGAVSGLAIGLNGLATAILVPLLWFLFGW, encoded by the coding sequence ATGACTGAGCTTGTTACGACCCCTCTGTTTGGTATTATCCTGACTCTGGCAACCTTTTGGATTGCCGAGCTGGTATATCGACGTACCGGTTTTATTCTGCTGAATCCGGTGTTTGTTTCGATCTGTAGCATCATTATTTTTTTAAAAATGACGCATATCGACTATGCCGCATATGCCAGCGGCGGGAAACTGCTTTTGTTCCTGCTGGGCCCGTCGGTTGTCGCGCTGGCCCTGCCTCTATGGCAACGGCGTGAGCAGATTCTTAAACGGAAACTGCCGATTTTGGTCGGTGTCTGTGCCGGAGCGTTGTCATCAATCATCTCAGCTGCAGGGACTGCCTGGCTGTTGGGCGGAAGTCATAAGGTCGTACTCTCGCTTGTGCCTAAATCGGTAACAACCCCGATCGCCATCGGCATCAGCGAAAAAATCGGCGGCATCGTGCCGCTAACGGCAGCGTTGGTCGTATTGACTGGCTGTATCGGCGCTATTTGCGGGCCGGAGTTCTGTCGTTTGATCCGGATTCGCAAGGCCACGTCGATGGGCCTGGCAATTGGTACGGCGAGTCATGGTATCGGAACAGCGCGGGTACTGGAAGAAGATCGTCTGGCGGGCGCCGTCTCGGGACTTGCCATCGGATTGAACGGCTTGGCGACAGCTATTCTGGTGCCGCTTCTGTGGTTTTTATTCGGCTGGTAA
- the rarD gene encoding EamA family transporter RarD, with translation MADEEKTGVFFGLAAYLVWGFFPLYFKQVATVPATEVLGHRILWSALFLLGLVFLRRQQPELQRLLRQPRLLLQLTATTILIAINWLVFIYAVSAGHVLQSSLGYFIGPLVSALLGVTFLKERLNLLQSCSLLLATAGVIYLTLQQGELPWIALSLAFSFALYGLLRKQAGVGPILGLSIETLLLSPFALFFLYVLHFKGELCFGGGTILDLWLPLCGVVTALPLIWFNAAAKRLRLVTMGFLQYITPSMQFLSAVFLFNEPFDQGRLLGFCLVWSGLLLYSVNALRQASNRHGSTSIKIVPNLPAE, from the coding sequence ATGGCGGACGAAGAAAAAACCGGGGTGTTCTTTGGTCTGGCCGCCTATCTGGTATGGGGGTTTTTCCCGCTCTATTTCAAGCAGGTAGCGACGGTACCAGCAACCGAAGTACTGGGCCATCGCATTCTCTGGTCGGCTCTTTTTCTTCTGGGCCTGGTCTTCTTGCGCCGCCAACAACCCGAGTTACAACGCCTGCTTCGACAACCCAGGTTATTGCTCCAGCTGACAGCAACAACCATTTTAATCGCCATTAACTGGCTGGTCTTCATCTACGCCGTCTCTGCAGGCCACGTTTTGCAATCCAGTCTTGGGTATTTCATCGGTCCACTCGTCAGCGCCCTGCTCGGAGTTACCTTTCTCAAGGAAAGACTCAACCTGCTTCAATCCTGCAGTTTGCTGCTGGCGACCGCCGGGGTCATCTACCTGACCCTGCAGCAAGGTGAGTTGCCTTGGATCGCCTTGAGTCTCGCGTTCAGTTTTGCGCTGTACGGTCTGCTCCGGAAACAGGCAGGTGTCGGCCCGATTCTGGGATTGAGCATAGAAACCCTACTCCTGTCGCCTTTTGCCCTGTTTTTTCTTTATGTGCTTCATTTCAAAGGCGAACTCTGTTTTGGCGGCGGGACAATTCTCGATCTCTGGCTACCGCTCTGCGGGGTCGTCACTGCTCTCCCCTTGATCTGGTTCAACGCAGCCGCCAAGCGCCTGCGTCTGGTAACAATGGGCTTTTTGCAATACATCACACCCAGCATGCAATTTTTATCGGCAGTATTTCTGTTCAATGAGCCCTTTGATCAGGGCCGACTTCTAGGCTTCTGTCTAGTCTGGAGCGGCCTGCTGCTTTATTCGGTCAATGCGCTCCGCCAGGCATCAAACCGGCATGGCTCTACCTCGATCAAAATCGTCCCAAACTTACCAGCCGAATAA
- a CDS encoding PxxKW family cysteine-rich protein, whose protein sequence is MQCQTVLAGTECTFWKKSGCAAEGGSCQVIVEDCIGCERIAKGTIGDVCTAYPSPAAKWKSGLCNYATHRKVDIKVNDARINPLKAAKRAAASKKK, encoded by the coding sequence ATGCAGTGCCAAACCGTACTTGCTGGTACCGAGTGTACCTTCTGGAAAAAATCAGGTTGCGCCGCTGAAGGTGGCAGCTGCCAGGTTATTGTCGAAGACTGTATCGGATGCGAGCGCATCGCCAAAGGGACTATTGGCGATGTCTGCACCGCGTACCCAAGCCCCGCAGCAAAATGGAAGAGTGGCCTCTGCAACTATGCCACCCACCGTAAGGTTGATATCAAGGTGAATGACGCTCGTATCAATCCGCTCAAAGCGGCCAAACGCGCGGCAGCGTCCAAGAAGAAATAA
- a CDS encoding phosphoglucomutase/phosphomannomutase family protein: MDRIKFGTSGWRGILAESFNLENVRIVTQSIADHLHAEGLGKQGVVIGYDARFMGRDFAREAVRVLTGAGIRSYFCMRDTPTPVIAHALLKLKADGAINFTASHNPYDYNGIKFSPAWGGPALPETTKDIEDRANALQGEICYKQMRLDDASDQGLFVEIDPAPDYFARLADLVDLQAIAASGMKIAVNPLYGSGRGYLDKILLDAGVEIVSINDHVDPYFGGEPPEPAEAHIADFIDLVKSDASIMLGLATDGDSDRFGIVDRDGGYIEPNYILALLFDYLIRRKGQKGDAARSVATSHLIDAVAAHHGVKVLETPVGFKFIGEYIAANRILIGGEESAGLTIRGHVPEKDGILACLLVAEMVAVERRSLSELLAELYARVGSFYTRRTNLRLTGDLAEGISSRLENPPAAIGGRSIRNVIRLDGSKYLFEDGSWMLFRKSGTEPVVRLYGEASSEAALDELMAAGEKFILKG; the protein is encoded by the coding sequence ATGGACCGAATTAAATTTGGCACGTCCGGCTGGCGTGGCATTCTGGCTGAGAGCTTTAACTTAGAGAATGTCCGCATAGTTACTCAATCAATTGCAGATCATCTGCATGCAGAAGGGCTTGGCAAGCAGGGCGTTGTCATCGGTTACGATGCACGCTTTATGGGGCGTGATTTTGCGAGGGAGGCGGTCAGGGTGCTGACAGGGGCAGGTATCCGCAGCTATTTTTGCATGCGCGACACCCCGACGCCGGTCATCGCACACGCTTTGCTGAAACTTAAGGCCGACGGCGCGATCAACTTCACTGCCAGCCATAATCCCTATGATTACAATGGCATTAAATTTTCTCCCGCCTGGGGGGGGCCGGCATTACCGGAAACTACTAAGGATATTGAAGATCGGGCCAATGCCTTGCAGGGGGAGATCTGTTACAAGCAGATGCGCTTGGACGATGCCTCTGATCAAGGTCTGTTCGTAGAAATCGACCCGGCACCTGATTATTTCGCACGTCTTGCTGATCTGGTTGATCTGCAGGCGATAGCTGCGTCAGGGATGAAAATTGCGGTCAACCCGCTTTACGGTTCGGGCCGTGGCTATCTGGACAAAATCCTGCTTGATGCGGGAGTCGAAATTGTATCAATCAATGACCACGTAGACCCTTATTTTGGTGGTGAACCACCGGAGCCGGCGGAGGCTCATATTGCTGATTTTATTGATCTGGTAAAAAGTGATGCTTCAATCATGCTTGGTCTTGCCACCGACGGAGACTCCGATCGCTTCGGGATAGTTGATCGTGACGGAGGCTATATAGAGCCTAACTATATTTTGGCGCTGTTGTTTGATTACCTGATCCGTCGCAAAGGACAAAAAGGGGACGCGGCTCGCAGCGTTGCAACATCACACCTGATTGATGCGGTTGCTGCACATCATGGTGTCAAGGTCCTGGAAACACCGGTCGGATTTAAGTTTATCGGCGAATATATTGCCGCAAACCGTATTCTGATTGGCGGGGAAGAAAGTGCCGGCTTAACGATCCGAGGTCATGTTCCCGAGAAAGATGGTATTCTTGCCTGCTTGCTTGTAGCTGAAATGGTCGCCGTTGAGCGCCGGTCATTGAGTGAACTCCTGGCTGAGTTGTATGCCCGGGTCGGTAGCTTTTATACGCGTCGCACCAATTTGCGCTTGACCGGTGACCTGGCTGAGGGCATCAGTTCGCGCCTTGAAAATCCTCCGGCCGCAATAGGTGGACGCAGCATACGCAACGTTATCCGTCTCGATGGGAGCAAATACCTGTTTGAAGATGGCTCGTGGATGCTCTTTCGTAAATCAGGGACCGAACCGGTCGTGCGCCTGTACGGAGAGGCCAGTTCTGAGGCGGCACTCGATGAATTAATGGCGGCAGGTGAAAAGTTTATCCTCAAAGGGTGA